In Stenotrophomonas sp. ESTM1D_MKCIP4_1, a single genomic region encodes these proteins:
- a CDS encoding cupin domain-containing protein, with translation MAARKSSAPLIEVTARPGKPLGMAPATFLRDFWQKRPLLIRNAFPDFQTPVQPEDLAGLACEEGVLARLIQHDKAQDGWRVRSGPFQEDVFPALPDHDWTLLVQDVDKWDPDVRALIEHFSFLPRWRMDDVMISFAATGGSVGAHVDQYDVFLLQAHGHRRWQIDASESIKGKRPPLGFRPDVELKLLQVFKPTHDWVLAPGDMLYLPPNVPHHGVAEDPCLTFSFGMRAPASAELISDYLDTLIADADENIRYQDPDLKVPADPNEIDTVAMARVITALNAIRMNDPDKLGDWFGRFITTYRAAGEVMAHQAAPAPEEVVQALASGLLLQRHPWARLAWRRAKRGASLYVSGQDFALPVKDAQRLAGAEQLDAAAYRGLSDKGRAVLQQLLVGGVFQLIDPNEVYDGEDDAEDQDGVLGEVVEGHAQVAELDDEVVSDDVHAVTVHDDGIEVIVNFEDHDEDDSSDGRA, from the coding sequence ATGGCCGCCCGCAAGTCCTCCGCTCCGCTCATCGAAGTCACCGCCCGACCCGGCAAGCCGCTGGGCATGGCCCCGGCCACCTTCCTGCGCGACTTCTGGCAGAAGCGCCCACTGCTCATCCGCAATGCGTTCCCCGATTTCCAGACCCCCGTCCAGCCGGAAGACCTGGCCGGGCTGGCCTGCGAAGAAGGCGTGCTGGCACGCCTGATCCAGCACGACAAGGCGCAGGATGGCTGGCGCGTGCGCAGCGGCCCGTTCCAGGAAGACGTGTTCCCCGCCCTGCCCGACCACGACTGGACCCTGCTGGTGCAGGACGTCGACAAGTGGGACCCGGATGTGCGAGCCCTCATCGAGCACTTCAGCTTCCTGCCGCGCTGGCGCATGGATGACGTGATGATCAGCTTCGCCGCCACCGGCGGCTCGGTCGGCGCCCACGTCGACCAGTACGACGTGTTCCTGCTCCAGGCCCATGGCCACCGCCGCTGGCAGATCGACGCCAGCGAATCGATCAAGGGCAAGCGCCCGCCGCTGGGCTTCCGCCCCGACGTGGAACTGAAGCTGCTGCAGGTGTTCAAGCCCACCCATGACTGGGTGCTGGCGCCGGGCGACATGCTGTACCTGCCGCCGAACGTGCCGCATCACGGCGTGGCCGAGGATCCCTGCCTCACCTTCTCCTTCGGCATGCGCGCACCGGCGTCGGCCGAGCTGATCAGCGATTACCTGGATACGCTCATCGCCGATGCCGACGAGAACATCCGCTACCAGGATCCCGACCTGAAGGTGCCGGCCGACCCGAACGAGATCGACACGGTGGCGATGGCGCGGGTGATCACCGCGCTCAACGCGATCCGCATGAACGACCCGGACAAGCTGGGTGACTGGTTCGGCCGCTTCATCACCACCTACCGCGCAGCGGGCGAGGTGATGGCCCACCAGGCCGCACCCGCGCCGGAAGAAGTGGTGCAGGCGCTGGCCTCGGGCCTGCTGCTGCAGCGCCACCCGTGGGCGCGCCTGGCCTGGCGCCGGGCCAAGCGTGGCGCCAGCCTGTATGTCAGCGGGCAGGATTTCGCCCTGCCGGTCAAGGATGCCCAGCGCCTGGCCGGTGCCGAGCAGCTCGACGCGGCCGCCTACCGCGGCCTGTCCGACAAGGGCCGCGCCGTGCTGCAGCAGCTGCTGGTCGGCGGCGTCTTCCAGCTCATCGATCCCAACGAGGTGTATGACGGCGAAGACGACGCTGAAGACCAGGACGGCGTGCTCGGCGAGGTGGTCGAAGGCCATGCCCAGGTGGCCGAACTCGACGACGAGGTGGTGTCCGACGACGTGCATGCCGTGACCGTGCATGACGACGGCATCGAGGTCATCGTCAACTTCGAGGACCACGACGAAGACGACAGCAGCGACGGCCGCGCCTGA
- the purB gene encoding adenylosuccinate lyase: MSDYALLALSPLDGRYAGKVDALRPIFSEYGLIKARITVEVEWLLALGAEPGIVELAAFSEAATARLRALAANLTPAQAARVKEIERTTNHDVKAVEYFIKEQLKDDAELAPALEFVHFACTSEDINNLSYGLMLEQARREVLLPSLDGIAATLRTLAHAQAAQPMLSRTHGQTASPTTLGKELANVVARLERQRRQIAAVELTGKINGAVGNYNAHVASYPAVDWPAFAERFVTSLGLVFNPYTTQIEPHDNIAEIGDAARRANIILIDLARDIWGYISLGYFKQRLKEGEVGSSTMPHKVNPIDFENAEGNFGIANALFEHFSAKLPISRWQRDLTDSTVLRALGTAFGHGQVALDSLAKGLGKLEVNPQRLDADLDAAWEVLAEAVQTVMRRHGLPNPYEQLKALTRGQGITAESMRAFVETLALPEDAKQSLREMSPGSYTGLAEALARKI; the protein is encoded by the coding sequence ATGTCCGATTACGCCCTGCTCGCCCTGTCCCCGCTCGATGGCCGCTATGCCGGCAAGGTCGACGCCCTGCGCCCGATCTTCTCCGAGTACGGCCTGATCAAGGCCCGCATCACGGTCGAAGTCGAGTGGCTGCTGGCCCTGGGCGCCGAGCCGGGCATCGTCGAACTGGCCGCGTTCTCCGAGGCCGCCACCGCCCGCCTGCGTGCCCTGGCCGCCAACCTCACCCCGGCCCAGGCCGCGCGCGTGAAAGAGATCGAGCGCACCACCAACCATGACGTCAAGGCGGTGGAGTACTTCATCAAGGAACAGCTGAAGGACGACGCCGAGCTGGCCCCGGCGCTGGAATTCGTGCATTTCGCCTGCACCAGCGAGGACATCAACAACCTCAGCTACGGCCTGATGCTGGAACAGGCCCGCCGCGAAGTGCTGCTGCCGAGCCTGGACGGCATCGCCGCCACCCTGCGCACCCTGGCCCACGCCCAGGCCGCACAGCCGATGCTGTCGCGCACCCACGGCCAGACCGCCTCGCCGACCACCCTGGGCAAGGAGCTGGCCAACGTGGTCGCCCGCCTGGAGCGCCAGCGCCGGCAGATCGCCGCGGTAGAGCTGACCGGCAAGATCAACGGTGCGGTGGGCAACTACAACGCCCACGTTGCCAGCTACCCGGCGGTGGACTGGCCGGCCTTCGCCGAGCGCTTCGTGACCAGCCTGGGCCTGGTGTTCAACCCGTACACCACGCAGATCGAGCCGCACGACAACATCGCCGAGATCGGCGATGCCGCGCGCCGCGCCAACATCATCCTGATCGACCTGGCCCGCGACATCTGGGGCTACATCTCGCTGGGTTACTTCAAGCAGCGCCTGAAGGAAGGCGAAGTCGGCTCGTCGACGATGCCGCACAAGGTCAATCCGATCGATTTCGAGAATGCCGAGGGCAACTTCGGCATCGCCAATGCACTGTTCGAGCATTTCAGCGCGAAGCTGCCGATCAGCCGCTGGCAGCGCGACCTGACCGATTCCACCGTGCTGCGCGCACTGGGCACCGCGTTCGGTCACGGCCAGGTGGCGCTGGATTCGCTGGCCAAGGGCCTGGGCAAGCTGGAAGTGAACCCGCAGCGCCTGGACGCGGACCTGGATGCGGCCTGGGAGGTGCTGGCTGAGGCGGTGCAGACGGTGATGCGTCGCCATGGCCTGCCGAACCCGTACGAGCAGCTGAAGGCGCTGACCCGTGGCCAGGGCATCACGGCGGAGTCGATGCGTGCGTTCGTGGAGACGCTGGCGCTGCCGGAGGATGCCAAGCAGTCGCTGCGTGAGATGTCCCCGGGTAGTTACACGGGTCTGGCTGAGGCGCTGGCTCGCAAGATCTGA
- a CDS encoding class II fumarate hydratase has product MSKAASKGGTAKFRIEHDSMGELQVPADALWGAQTQRAVENFPVSGQRMPRGFIRALGLVKGAAAGVNAELGHLPKVVAKAIQVAAAEVSAGDWDAHFPIDVYQTGSGTSSNMNANEVIATLANRAGKAGKTTVHPNDHVNQGQSSNDVIPTALRVSAVLAVHEHLLPALVHLRKTLDKKGRSLRKVVKTGRTHLMDAMPLTFEQEFGAWSAQLASAQERIEDSLKRVRRLPLGGTAIGTGINADPRFGAQVAKSLKQLTGFKFDSAANKFEGLAAQDDAVELSGQLNALAVALIKIANDLRWMNAGPLAGLGEIELPALQPGSSIMPGKVNPVIPEATVMACAQVIGHHTAITVAGQTGNFQLNVTLPLIAVNLLDGIGLLANVSTLLADSAIAGLKVREDRVAEALARNPILVTALNPIIGYEKAAAIAKRAYKEQRPVLDVALEDSGLGEAELRRLLDPTALTAGGIQAGGGGAGG; this is encoded by the coding sequence ATGAGCAAAGCTGCAAGCAAGGGTGGAACCGCGAAGTTCCGTATCGAACACGACAGCATGGGCGAGCTGCAGGTGCCCGCTGACGCCCTGTGGGGCGCGCAGACCCAGCGCGCCGTCGAGAATTTCCCGGTCTCCGGCCAGCGCATGCCGCGCGGTTTCATCCGCGCACTGGGCCTGGTGAAGGGGGCCGCCGCTGGTGTCAACGCCGAGCTGGGCCACCTGCCCAAGGTCGTGGCCAAGGCCATCCAGGTGGCCGCCGCCGAAGTGTCGGCCGGCGACTGGGACGCGCATTTCCCGATCGACGTCTACCAGACCGGCTCGGGAACGTCCTCGAACATGAATGCCAACGAGGTCATCGCCACCCTGGCCAACCGTGCGGGCAAGGCGGGCAAGACCACGGTGCATCCCAATGACCACGTCAACCAGGGCCAGAGCTCGAACGATGTGATCCCGACGGCGCTGCGCGTGTCGGCGGTGTTGGCCGTGCATGAGCATCTGCTGCCGGCGCTGGTGCACCTGCGCAAGACCCTGGACAAGAAGGGCCGCAGCCTGCGCAAGGTGGTCAAGACCGGCCGCACCCACCTGATGGATGCAATGCCGCTCACCTTCGAGCAGGAATTCGGCGCGTGGTCGGCGCAGCTGGCGTCGGCGCAGGAGCGCATCGAGGACAGCCTCAAGCGCGTGCGTCGCCTGCCGCTGGGCGGCACCGCCATCGGCACCGGCATCAATGCCGATCCGCGCTTTGGCGCGCAGGTGGCCAAGTCCCTCAAGCAGCTGACCGGTTTCAAGTTCGACAGCGCCGCAAACAAGTTCGAGGGGCTGGCCGCGCAGGACGATGCGGTGGAACTGTCCGGCCAGCTCAATGCGCTGGCGGTGGCCCTGATCAAGATCGCCAACGATCTGCGCTGGATGAATGCCGGTCCGCTGGCCGGGCTGGGCGAGATCGAACTGCCGGCGCTGCAGCCGGGCAGCTCGATCATGCCGGGCAAGGTCAACCCGGTCATTCCCGAGGCGACGGTGATGGCCTGCGCGCAGGTGATCGGCCACCACACCGCCATCACGGTGGCGGGCCAGACCGGTAATTTCCAGCTCAACGTGACGCTGCCGCTGATTGCGGTGAACCTGCTCGATGGCATCGGCCTGCTGGCCAACGTGTCCACCCTGCTGGCCGACAGTGCCATCGCCGGGCTGAAGGTGCGCGAAGACCGCGTAGCCGAGGCGCTGGCGCGCAATCCGATCCTGGTGACCGCACTGAACCCGATCATCGGCTATGAAAAAGCCGCCGCGATCGCCAAGCGTGCCTACAAGGAGCAGCGCCCGGTGCTGGACGTGGCGCTGGAAGACAGTGGCCTGGGTGAAGCCGAGCTGCGCCGCCTGCTGGATCCGACCGCGCTGACCGCCGGTGGCATCCAGGCCGGTGGTGGTGGCGCCGGCGGCTGA
- a CDS encoding ABC transporter ATP-binding protein: MSTVASDAVITATGLRKAYKNTVALDNASFAIPAGRIVGLIGPNGAGKTTALKAILGLTSVEGELSVLGRDPRVHRDELMKDICFIADVAVLPRWLKVREAIDFVAGVHPRFDRARCERFLANTKLQPKQRVRELSKGMIVQLHLALVMAIDARILVLDEPTLGLDILYRKEFYQRLLEDYFDEQKTIIVTTHQVEEIEHILSDVMFIRDGRVVLSAEMDEVGERYTELLVGADQLDTARALKPIDERAQAFGKTVLLYDGVPRSQLSTLGEIRNAGLADLFVAVMKGTYA, from the coding sequence ATGAGTACCGTAGCGAGCGACGCCGTCATCACCGCCACAGGCCTGCGCAAGGCCTACAAGAACACCGTTGCCCTCGACAACGCCAGCTTTGCCATTCCCGCAGGCCGCATCGTCGGCCTGATCGGGCCCAATGGTGCTGGCAAGACCACCGCATTGAAGGCCATCCTCGGCCTGACCTCGGTGGAAGGCGAACTGTCCGTGCTGGGCCGCGACCCGCGCGTGCACCGCGATGAACTGATGAAGGACATCTGCTTCATCGCCGACGTGGCCGTGCTGCCGCGCTGGCTGAAGGTACGCGAGGCCATCGATTTCGTGGCGGGCGTGCACCCGCGCTTCGACCGCGCCCGCTGCGAGCGCTTCCTGGCCAACACCAAGCTGCAGCCGAAGCAGCGCGTGCGTGAACTGTCCAAGGGCATGATCGTGCAGCTGCACCTGGCCCTGGTGATGGCCATCGACGCCCGCATCCTGGTGCTGGACGAGCCGACCCTCGGCCTGGACATCCTGTACCGCAAGGAGTTCTACCAGCGCCTGCTGGAGGACTACTTCGACGAGCAGAAGACGATCATCGTCACCACCCACCAGGTGGAGGAGATCGAGCACATCCTCAGCGATGTGATGTTCATCCGCGATGGCCGCGTGGTGCTCAGCGCGGAGATGGACGAAGTCGGCGAGCGCTACACCGAGCTGCTGGTGGGTGCCGACCAGCTGGACACCGCCCGCGCTTTGAAGCCGATCGACGAGCGCGCGCAGGCCTTCGGCAAGACCGTGCTGCTGTATGACGGCGTGCCGCGCAGCCAGCTGTCCACCCTGGGCGAGATCCGCAATGCGGGCCTGGCCGATCTGTTCGTTGCTGTCATGAAGGGGACCTACGCATGA
- a CDS encoding GNAT family N-acetyltransferase gives MATVRVQQVNHADAHVAIHDVRQRVFVQEQGIAAELERDALDPVCAHVLALDADGQPVGTGRLTPDGRIGRMAVLASHRSQGVGEALLDTLVAAGQALGLAEVHLHAQLPARDFYARQGFLPEGEVFEEAGIGHQQMRRRLGVASAIDSRAEAVAITTAIIHRARRQLWLHSRQLDPGLLDAPPVQAALRRFATARHEKQLRVIVHDAAAIAAAGSPLLALAQRLPTVIQFREVSDPIDRAFASACLVNDAGDFYFRLIGHRLDGEAGIGLPARSQPFAQQLQRVWDRSRDCSELRALGI, from the coding sequence ATGGCCACGGTCCGGGTCCAGCAGGTCAACCACGCCGATGCCCACGTCGCCATCCACGATGTGCGGCAGCGGGTGTTCGTGCAGGAACAGGGCATCGCCGCCGAGCTGGAGCGTGATGCGCTCGACCCGGTCTGCGCCCACGTGCTGGCGCTGGACGCCGACGGCCAGCCGGTCGGCACCGGTCGCCTGACCCCCGATGGCCGCATCGGCCGCATGGCGGTGCTGGCCAGCCACCGCAGCCAGGGCGTCGGCGAGGCGCTGCTGGACACGCTGGTCGCTGCCGGGCAGGCCCTCGGCCTGGCCGAGGTGCACCTGCACGCGCAGCTGCCGGCCCGTGATTTCTACGCCCGCCAGGGCTTCCTGCCCGAAGGCGAGGTGTTCGAGGAGGCCGGCATCGGCCACCAGCAGATGCGCCGCCGGCTGGGCGTGGCCAGCGCCATCGACAGCCGCGCCGAAGCCGTGGCCATCACCACCGCCATCATCCACCGCGCCCGGCGCCAGCTGTGGCTGCACAGCCGCCAGCTGGACCCGGGCCTGCTCGATGCGCCCCCCGTGCAGGCGGCCCTGCGCCGCTTCGCCACGGCCCGCCACGAAAAGCAGCTGCGGGTGATCGTGCACGACGCGGCGGCGATCGCTGCGGCCGGGTCACCCCTGCTGGCGCTGGCCCAGCGCCTGCCCACCGTGATCCAGTTCCGCGAAGTGAGCGATCCGATCGACCGTGCGTTCGCTTCGGCCTGCCTGGTCAACGACGCGGGTGACTTCTACTTTCGTCTTATCGGCCATCGACTGGATGGCGAGGCAGGCATCGGCCTTCCGGCACGTTCGCAGCCGTTCGCGCAGCAATTGCAGCGCGTCTGGGACCGTTCGCGCGATTGCAGCGAACTGCGCGCGCTCGGCATCTGA